A genomic segment from Stappia indica encodes:
- a CDS encoding PLP-dependent aminotransferase family protein, producing MILDPLALDIEKDLRGPLFLAIAEAITRDIMRGRLKPGARLPGTRALARELGVHRNTVDAAYQELSTQGWLKAEPARGTFVAQDFPEGMAEPVAVPVSAEPMALRPALAFSDGAPDPRLVPDKALARAFRRAVLSPAFRSGADYGDARGTPVLRHALAAYLASDRGVVADPARLLMTRGSQMALFLAAKAALNPGEVMAVEEPGYPLAWEAFRAAGAAVQGVPVDAGGLSVAALEHALASDPRIRAIYVTPHHQYPTTVTMGAARRLQLLELVERHGLTLVEDDYDHEYRFEGRPVLPLAARAPADLPLIYVGSLSKLLSPGIRLGYAMAPEPLLGRMAAARAAIDRQGDAPLEAALAELIRDGDLGRHARKARRIYRARRDVLAAALSEHLEGRIVFDTPAGGLALWLRCEGASADAWAVRAGEAGLALLPGTRFTLDGTAPQAFRLGYAALGEVQIARAVEILAQSWSG from the coding sequence ATGATCCTCGACCCGCTGGCGCTGGATATCGAGAAAGACCTGCGCGGCCCGCTGTTCCTGGCGATTGCCGAGGCGATCACTCGCGACATCATGCGGGGCCGCCTGAAACCGGGCGCCCGACTGCCGGGAACGCGCGCGCTGGCGCGAGAACTCGGCGTTCACCGCAACACGGTCGATGCGGCCTATCAGGAATTGTCGACGCAGGGCTGGCTCAAGGCCGAGCCGGCGCGCGGCACCTTCGTCGCGCAGGATTTTCCGGAAGGAATGGCGGAACCGGTTGCCGTCCCCGTTTCTGCAGAGCCGATGGCGCTCCGCCCGGCGCTGGCGTTCAGCGATGGTGCGCCCGATCCCAGGCTGGTGCCGGACAAGGCGCTGGCGCGCGCATTTCGCCGTGCGGTCTTGTCGCCGGCCTTTCGCAGCGGCGCGGATTATGGCGATGCCAGGGGCACGCCCGTCCTGCGCCACGCGCTTGCCGCCTATCTGGCCTCGGACCGGGGCGTGGTGGCGGATCCGGCGCGGCTGCTCATGACGCGCGGCAGCCAGATGGCGCTGTTCCTTGCGGCGAAGGCGGCCTTGAACCCGGGCGAGGTCATGGCCGTGGAAGAGCCCGGCTATCCGCTTGCCTGGGAGGCGTTCCGGGCGGCAGGTGCCGCCGTGCAGGGTGTCCCGGTCGATGCGGGCGGCCTGTCGGTCGCCGCGCTGGAGCATGCGCTGGCCAGCGACCCGCGCATCAGGGCCATCTATGTCACGCCTCACCACCAGTATCCGACCACGGTGACGATGGGGGCGGCGCGGCGGTTGCAGCTGCTGGAGCTGGTCGAGCGGCACGGGCTCACGCTTGTCGAGGACGACTACGACCACGAATACCGTTTCGAGGGCCGCCCGGTCCTGCCGCTTGCAGCCCGCGCTCCTGCGGATCTGCCGCTTATCTATGTCGGTTCGCTGTCCAAGCTGCTCTCGCCGGGTATTCGGCTGGGCTATGCCATGGCCCCGGAACCTCTGCTCGGCCGGATGGCCGCAGCGCGCGCGGCCATCGACCGGCAGGGCGATGCGCCGCTCGAAGCTGCATTGGCGGAACTGATCCGCGACGGAGATCTCGGCCGCCATGCGCGAAAGGCGCGCCGCATCTATCGCGCGCGCCGCGATGTCCTGGCCGCCGCCTTGTCGGAGCATCTGGAGGGGCGGATCGTCTTCGACACACCGGCGGGCGGGCTGGCGCTGTGGCTGCGCTGCGAAGGCGCCTCGGCGGACGCCTGGGCGGTGCGGGCCGGAGAGGCCGGGCTGGCTCTGCTCCCCGGCACCCGCTTCACCCTGGACGGCACGGCGCCGCAAGCCTTTCGTCTCGGCTACGCGGCGCTGGGCGAGGTCCAGATCGCCAGGGCGGTGGAGATCCTAGCCCAAAGCTGGTCCGGCTGA
- a CDS encoding biotin transporter BioY, translating into MALLNPSSTHALPLWRGVAVTLCGAALITIGAKVQIPFWPVPMTLHTLAVFFLAAVLGPRLGFAAMAAYLSAGAMGLPVFSGSPERGIGLAYMAGPTGGYLLGYLLATYAIGRLAAGRRMTGQALAMLAGLAVVYAFGLMWLALFVPASGLISAGFAPFILGDLVKIALAAALATGLGRLKGRVE; encoded by the coding sequence ATGGCACTGCTCAATCCCTCTTCGACACATGCGCTGCCGCTCTGGCGCGGTGTTGCCGTCACGCTTTGCGGCGCGGCCCTGATCACGATCGGCGCCAAGGTGCAGATCCCGTTCTGGCCCGTGCCGATGACGCTGCATACGCTGGCGGTGTTTTTCCTGGCAGCCGTCCTCGGACCGCGGCTCGGCTTTGCGGCCATGGCCGCTTATCTGAGCGCCGGAGCGATGGGCCTGCCGGTGTTTTCCGGCTCGCCGGAGCGCGGGATCGGGCTTGCCTATATGGCGGGACCGACCGGCGGCTATCTGCTCGGCTACCTGCTCGCGACCTATGCGATCGGCCGGCTGGCCGCAGGGCGCCGCATGACGGGCCAGGCACTGGCGATGCTGGCCGGCCTTGCCGTGGTCTATGCATTCGGCCTGATGTGGCTCGCACTCTTCGTACCGGCATCCGGCCTGATCTCCGCCGGCTTCGCCCCGTTCATCCTCGGCGACCTGGTCAAGATCGCGCTGGCGGCAGCCCTGGCGACAGGCCTCGGCCGGCTGAAAGGGCGCGTGGAATGA
- the bioB gene encoding biotin synthase BioB — translation MTGAEIEIRTDWTLEEARAIHALPFPDLLYRAQTLHRAHFDPAAIETASLISIKTGGCPEDCGYCSQSAHHETGVKATKLMETDEVLAAARRAKASGAQRFCMGAAWRSPKDRDMDKLCAMVRGVSELGLETCMTLGMLEPGQVARLKAAGLDFYNHNIDTSPNHYRKIASTRTMDDRLETVGHVRKGGIRVCCGGIVGMGETEEGRIAMLVTLATLPAHPDSVPINLWNEIEGVPVQATARPVDPLALVRLVALARLLMPASVVRLSAGRTGMSDELQALCFLAGANSIFVGDQLLTTGNPAAWKDRDLLVRLGMHVAPARSRPPAAAE, via the coding sequence ATGACCGGCGCCGAGATCGAGATCAGGACCGACTGGACGCTGGAAGAGGCACGGGCGATCCACGCCCTGCCCTTTCCGGACCTGCTATACCGGGCGCAGACCCTGCACCGGGCGCATTTCGACCCGGCGGCGATCGAGACGGCGAGCCTCATCAGCATCAAGACCGGCGGCTGTCCGGAGGATTGCGGCTATTGCTCGCAATCGGCCCATCACGAGACCGGCGTGAAGGCAACCAAGCTGATGGAGACCGACGAGGTGCTGGCCGCCGCCCGGCGCGCCAAGGCTTCCGGCGCGCAGCGCTTCTGCATGGGCGCCGCGTGGCGCAGCCCGAAGGATCGCGACATGGACAAGCTGTGCGCCATGGTGCGCGGCGTGTCGGAGCTCGGGCTGGAAACCTGCATGACGCTCGGAATGCTGGAGCCCGGCCAGGTGGCGCGGCTGAAGGCGGCCGGGCTCGATTTCTACAACCACAACATCGACACCTCGCCGAATCATTACCGCAAGATCGCCTCGACGCGGACGATGGACGACCGGCTGGAGACTGTCGGCCACGTCCGCAAGGGCGGGATCAGGGTCTGTTGCGGCGGCATCGTCGGCATGGGCGAGACGGAGGAGGGCCGCATCGCCATGCTGGTGACGCTGGCGACATTGCCGGCGCATCCCGACAGCGTGCCGATCAACCTGTGGAACGAGATCGAGGGCGTGCCGGTTCAGGCAACGGCAAGGCCGGTCGACCCGTTGGCGCTCGTCCGCCTGGTGGCGCTGGCGCGCCTCCTGATGCCGGCCTCCGTGGTGCGCCTGTCCGCCGGCCGCACGGGAATGAGCGACGAGTTGCAGGCGCTCTGCTTCCTTGCCGGGGCGAATTCCATCTTCGTCGGCGACCAGTTGCTGACCACCGGCAACCCGGCCGCCTGGAAGGACCGGGATCTGCTGGTGCGGCTCGGCATGCATGTCGCGCCGGCCCGATCCCGGCCGCCGGCCGCGGCGGAATAG
- a CDS encoding GntR family transcriptional regulator: MATPTDETISDRIARVLADRIISGEIRPGVRLRQDHVATEFGTSHVPVREAFRALQTQGLAESEPWRGFRVTEFDVAELREVAEMRASLESLALRHAAPNLTRAILDEAEEVTRNGDRAVNVRDWEAANRRFHRLILAPCRMPRLLRTIDDLQAASARFLFAAWRSDWEARTDHDHRTILNALREGRTDFACSTLARHVGWIGKRKPTSKNADPRETYEIPG, from the coding sequence ATGGCGACACCGACAGACGAAACCATTTCCGACCGCATCGCGCGCGTCCTTGCGGATCGGATCATCTCGGGCGAGATCCGGCCGGGCGTGCGGCTGCGACAGGACCATGTCGCAACCGAGTTCGGCACGAGCCATGTCCCGGTGCGCGAGGCCTTTCGCGCCCTGCAGACCCAGGGCCTGGCGGAGAGCGAACCCTGGCGGGGCTTCCGCGTCACCGAGTTCGACGTCGCCGAGCTGCGCGAGGTTGCCGAGATGCGGGCCAGCCTCGAATCGCTGGCCTTGCGGCACGCAGCGCCGAACCTGACGCGGGCGATTCTCGATGAAGCAGAAGAGGTTACCCGGAACGGCGACCGCGCCGTCAATGTCCGCGACTGGGAGGCTGCGAATCGCAGGTTTCATCGGCTGATCCTCGCGCCGTGTCGCATGCCGCGCCTGCTGCGAACGATCGACGACCTGCAGGCCGCCAGCGCAAGGTTCCTGTTCGCCGCGTGGCGCAGCGACTGGGAAGCACGCACGGACCACGACCACCGCACCATCCTGAATGCCCTCCGGGAGGGGCGGACCGACTTCGCCTGCTCGACGCTGGCACGCCATGTCGGCTGGATTGGCAAGCGCAAGCCGACATCGAAAAATGCCGACCCCAGAGAGACTTACGAGATTCCTGGATAA
- a CDS encoding M20/M25/M40 family metallo-hydrolase — translation MQTADELARQVGDRIDRDRDEIVAFLSEFLRAKSPNPPGDTREASACVERFLAAGDLPYRVLSGQDHLPNIVGTLDSGRPGRHLVLNGHMDVFPAIEDIPGERSQWSGEVVDGRVYGRGAADMKCGTTAALFAYRYVSRLLGQLSGRLTLTVVSDEETGGRWGTGYLMQTIPDEVLGDCCLDGEPSGLATLRFGEKGALRAVLTTKTRGGHGAYPHMSDSAIKIAAELVRELETLADLTPDLPEHIVEILSRPEIQAATDKSLGTGASGVVGKATVNIGVIRGGLKVNMLPDECVLEVEIRMPPGLQRSLVERDLLSIVAKYPTTTCEIRDHHSYDSSWCDPHHEMVSILQQSAEAVTGRKPLPIISLGGSDTRYWRHRGIPAYLYGPSPKTMGRRDEHVTIEELITVVKVHAMSAVRYLNQAQ, via the coding sequence ATGCAGACGGCGGATGAGCTGGCGCGGCAGGTCGGCGACCGGATCGACCGGGACCGGGACGAGATCGTTGCATTCCTGAGCGAATTCCTGCGGGCCAAATCCCCGAACCCGCCGGGCGACACCCGCGAGGCGAGCGCGTGCGTCGAGCGGTTTCTCGCAGCCGGCGACCTGCCCTATCGGGTTCTGTCCGGTCAGGATCACCTCCCCAACATCGTCGGCACGCTGGACAGTGGCCGGCCGGGCCGGCACCTCGTGCTCAACGGGCACATGGACGTGTTTCCCGCGATCGAAGACATTCCCGGCGAGCGCAGCCAGTGGAGCGGCGAAGTGGTCGACGGCCGTGTCTATGGGCGCGGGGCGGCCGACATGAAGTGCGGAACCACCGCCGCGCTCTTCGCCTATCGGTACGTCTCCCGCCTGCTTGGCCAGCTTTCGGGCCGCCTGACGCTGACCGTCGTGTCGGATGAGGAAACCGGAGGGCGCTGGGGCACGGGATATCTCATGCAGACCATTCCCGACGAGGTTCTCGGCGACTGCTGCCTCGACGGCGAGCCGAGCGGACTTGCCACGCTGCGCTTCGGCGAGAAGGGCGCGCTGCGGGCGGTCCTGACGACGAAAACCCGGGGCGGCCACGGCGCCTATCCCCACATGAGCGACAGCGCCATCAAGATTGCGGCTGAACTGGTGCGCGAGCTGGAAACGTTGGCGGACCTCACGCCGGACCTGCCGGAGCATATCGTCGAGATTCTTTCCCGGCCCGAGATCCAGGCGGCGACCGACAAGAGCCTGGGAACGGGGGCTTCCGGCGTCGTTGGCAAGGCGACGGTGAACATCGGCGTCATTCGCGGCGGCCTCAAGGTCAACATGCTGCCGGACGAATGCGTTCTCGAGGTCGAGATCAGGATGCCTCCGGGATTGCAGCGCTCGCTCGTGGAGCGGGACCTGCTGTCGATCGTCGCGAAATATCCGACGACGACCTGCGAGATCCGAGATCATCACAGCTACGATTCCAGCTGGTGCGACCCGCACCACGAGATGGTCTCGATCCTTCAGCAATCGGCCGAGGCGGTCACCGGTCGCAAGCCTCTGCCCATCATCAGTCTGGGCGGTTCCGATACCCGGTATTGGCGGCATCGCGGCATCCCGGCCTACCTCTACGGACCGTCTCCCAAGACGATGGGCCGTCGAGACGAGCATGTCACCATCGAAGAGCTGATCACTGTGGTGAAGGTCCACGCGATGAGCGCGGTCCGCTACCTCAATCAGGCGCAATAG
- a CDS encoding LacI family DNA-binding transcriptional regulator gives MADNSIRRGMGWATMADVAREAGVSLMTVSRVYKRPESVSPRTRENVLKAGARLGFLPNSVAGNLASGKTNMIGIVVPSLRNSNNATSIQGMADYLRQASYHFMIANTGYSLEDETAVVKAFIQRRPDGIVLTGTRHGQETVDLLKAAGVPVVETWETKGPFLDMATGFRNYEAARDITAHLIGRGYRKIGYIDYPAIGLTRYIERLAGLKDELEAAGLPSNQIVSPLEAQDLYQDASSFRGGAVGLQMLQGKYDIDAVLCASDILAVGALFECQRQGIAVPGQMAVAGFGDFEIASEVHPGLTTIRTNGYQIGWNAAEMLVQRILQPDADIPLRDVGYELVTRGST, from the coding sequence ATGGCTGACAATTCAATCCGCAGAGGGATGGGCTGGGCGACCATGGCCGATGTGGCCAGGGAGGCCGGCGTATCCCTCATGACCGTTTCGCGGGTTTACAAGCGGCCGGAATCGGTCTCGCCGCGCACGCGCGAAAACGTGCTCAAGGCGGGCGCGCGCCTCGGTTTCCTGCCCAACAGCGTTGCTGGAAACCTCGCGTCCGGAAAGACCAACATGATCGGCATCGTCGTGCCGTCGCTGCGGAACTCGAACAACGCCACGAGCATCCAGGGCATGGCCGACTACCTGCGCCAGGCGTCCTATCACTTCATGATCGCCAATACCGGCTATTCGCTCGAGGACGAGACGGCCGTCGTCAAGGCCTTCATCCAGCGCCGCCCGGACGGGATCGTCCTCACCGGCACCCGTCACGGACAGGAAACAGTCGACCTGCTGAAGGCGGCCGGCGTGCCCGTCGTCGAGACGTGGGAGACGAAAGGCCCGTTCCTGGACATGGCGACCGGGTTTCGCAACTACGAAGCCGCGCGGGACATTACCGCGCATCTGATCGGGCGCGGCTATCGCAAGATCGGCTATATCGACTATCCGGCAATCGGCCTGACGCGCTATATCGAGCGCCTCGCCGGCCTGAAGGACGAGCTCGAGGCCGCCGGACTGCCGAGCAACCAGATCGTGTCGCCGCTCGAGGCGCAGGACCTCTATCAGGATGCCTCCAGTTTCAGGGGCGGCGCCGTCGGTCTCCAGATGCTTCAGGGCAAATACGACATCGACGCCGTCCTGTGCGCATCGGACATTCTGGCCGTCGGCGCGCTTTTCGAATGCCAGCGGCAGGGGATCGCTGTTCCCGGCCAGATGGCCGTGGCGGGTTTCGGCGATTTCGAGATCGCCTCGGAAGTGCATCCCGGCCTGACGACAATCCGCACGAACGGCTACCAGATCGGCTGGAATGCGGCGGAAATGCTCGTGCAAAGGATCCTGCAGCCGGATGCGGACATTCCCCTGCGGGACGTCGGCTACGAGCTCGTCACCCGCGGCAGCACCTGA